ttttaTGCTTAAccagataactttgtgaaggaattatcaaagttatactTGCCGGACCCgcagatacttatgccaagtccgcccataaggcataagtatgccggtccgcataactttggtaattccttcacaaagttatgcggtgggcatacttttaatgggcaaacttttatgccggatccggcataaacttttgaatgaattatcaaagttatctcacgacccgcatacttatgctaAGTACgcttcataaggcataagtatgcggtccgcataactttggtaattccttcacaagtgtatgccgttgggggcataagcgaaatttaaacttgccttgcgaatttttttaaaaattttgaccgcgtgggttcgaacctggaacctacaAGCatatgcgaagggcaaaatttaaagatttcaaatatgaggggcaaaatttaaagaccaccccaaacgaagggcaattctgcgaattgcccatccAACATATCATACACAGTACAACAATAACTGGGGAAGGTTAGATTTGTCCTTACATACATAGTAACCATGTCAAAGGTCGAAAGGATTCAAAGAAaaacaaaccaaatattttatatgaaatttaagGGAACGAATAAGCTTGAAGATAAACAGATAATATTAATAATGTTTATAAATAGATAGAAAATTGTGGTCATGGCTAATTGAAAATATCTAAGTTCTTGTATTTTCCTAATTGTACGGATCAGCTTATGCACATCTCAACTATTCTATCGGTAcatgctacctcccaccaacacaGGCACCAGATAACTCTGCGCACAAGATTTAGGGAAACAGGGAATAGATTACTTGGCATTCTTTTGTCTATGTTgagattttgaatttttatctATTTCATTGACCATTAGGTCTCACCCACGAGTGCTTGAATCGACACTCAGTTCTAACAATCAGTAAATTGACCGTCTTTTTttactgcaaaaaaaaaatgaaatccaCAGTGTGCGTCTTGGttaagtgaaaaaaatgaatctGATGCACCGAGAACCAAAATATTCGTAATATATAGAATAGTTTCAGGTACTCTAGCTAGTTTTATACCTCTAGCTAGTTTTTCTAAATTTCTGAAGGAATTTTTAGGATGTTATGCTCTAGTAATATCCTCATTTGCTTGAGCCAATTTGTAGCTCAAAGAACATGTAAAAAATATGGGAGGTGTTTGATGTTTCCAGCAGGATAAAAAGTCTTCCATTGttattctttttcccttttttttttaaatctctatCCCCCTTTTTGTAGTTCATCAATAGTACACCTTAAATCCTTGTACTTTTTCTGATTAACATTCTATTGATCAGACGGACTAAAATGAAGTGACAAATTAATGAGAACTCTTATAGCCGACCCAACTTGCTTGAAATTGAGACATAATTGTTAAACACACCATAATCATCAAGAAGGATATTTTTTTGGTGCTAGGAATATTATTGATAGTGGCatcaaatacattttttttatttttttgcgcggattgcccttcttttggggtggtctttaaattttgccccttatatttgtggtctttaaattttgccccccatattgctggtctttaatttttgcccttcgcgttaCAACCCTGAGCTTCAAggcagaaatcatgaggttctgggtttgaaccccgcttaagcataaattaaaaaaaaaaatctcaaggcaaggtTCGGGTTGCGTGTATGCCGAGCAcgacatacacttgttaaggaataaccaaagttatgccggacccggcatactcatgccttatcggcagacttggcataagcatgccgggtccggcataactttggctaatccttaacaagtgtatgccgagtccggcatacttatgggtagacttttagttaagccttaactaaaagtcttttcctagttatgccttatggggcagacttttagttaaactaaaagtatgccccataaggcacaacttttccttaagaaatagactttgccttataaggcaaacttgtagttatgccttaaggaaaagttccaccttatggggcatacttttagttatgtcttatagggcggacttttagttaaggcataactaaaagtatgcccctaaggcggaacttttccttgaGGCATAAGCTTTGCCTTACAAGGCGAAACTTATAGTTATGCCTGGTCCGACATAACTTTAAttattccttaaggaaaagtttcgccttatggggcatacttttagttacgTCTTATGGGGCACACTTCTAGTTACGGCATAACTAAAATTTTAccttaaaaagtaaaaaaaaaaaaaatatatgtatatgcctcaaggcaaagtttgcccccATCGGCAGACTTTtggttaaacataactaaatttctgccggtgggggcatagcgaaatttaaactctgccttttaaactttttttaaatttttgactgagtgaAAGTTCGAACTTGGAACCCATGgattttagccgaagggcaaaatttaaagaccaccccaaaagaagcgAATTGCCCACATTTTTTTGCgcagattgcccttcttttggggtggtatttaaattttgtccctcaagttAGTGGTatttaagttttgtccttcgcttgAAAAGGTAGCCGAAAATACTGAGGTTCTGAGTTTGAACCCCCGCTGAggcataaaattaaaaataattttgcaagGCTAGGCTTTGAGCTACCTTATGCGTCGTAGGTTGTCTTAAGGCATAGCTAAAAGTTTACCTTATAAGGCAACTTATGCTGGATCCGACATAACTaataactttagttatgccttaagacaaccTATGTTGTCTCCGGCAGaagttgccttaaggcataactaaaaatctgccttataaggcaacctctaccggatccggcataactttagttatgccttaaagcGCTTATACCGTAtccgacataactttccccaagCCTTGCcttgagaaattattttttatttttaaatcggagccggggttcgaacccaaaacctcaggGTTTCTACGCGAAGGACaagaattaaagaccagcactttgagggccaaaaattaaagaccaccccgaataaGGGGCATTCCTGCTAATTGCCCCATCAAATACATCGTCAATTGGTATCACTGATAAcaagtttttttcttcttttcttttaggaTATGGTGGGTTGTGAGAATGGATCAAGAATAGCTAGGTACAGTAACATTCTACTGCTAATGAGTATATATTTGTGCATAGGAATATATCTATATTTGTGCATAGGAATATATCTTTCAGAGTGTCGGAGGAGTAGTCAGGTTATCTAATAAGAACAAGATACTATGAACAAGTATTTGGTATCTAATCCCATTGTTCCAACTTCCATAGTAGCCTCTAGATGAACTGCTTTATATTGGAGTTAGTTTTTCAAGGCATAGAAGAACATAGGCATTGATGACTATGGGGACTAGTATAGGCACTTACAAGAGGTTCAAGCCTCACATCCTTATGGTTTTGGCTCAGTTTGCTTACGCTTTTTTATACTTCATAACTGAAGCTTCCTTCAAACATGGAATGAACCCTCATGTCAACATAACTTATCGGAATATTGTTGCCGGTTTTACCATGCTACCCTTTGCCTATTTTCTTGAAAGGTAAATGACAAAGTCATCCCTAATCCAGAAATATACAGACAATTGTTTTATTTCTGCAGAAATGTAGGTAACCCTTAGCTTCAAATGACTATTTTCTGATGTCTTTGTTGCTTTCTACAGAAAGACAAGGCCAAAGTTAACTATAGCTTTGATGTTGGAGATATTTGTACTCTCTCTAATGGGGTAAGATCAGTTAAACatcaaatttttcttatatGCTCTTTGATGAGGAATTTAACAGTCTCTCCTTCATGACAGAGTGAGTTTGACACTAAACATGTACTATGTGTGCTTGAACTACACCTCTCCAACTCTTCTTGCCTCAATGGTCAACACTATAGCTGCCATAACATTTATACTAGCAGTCATTCTAAGGTAATacatgaaaattccatgtcaCACTACGTGCAAACAATCAGCGAGAGATgactaaatcatagttcatagaTGCTCTTTCTTGGTGTTAGGTTGGAAGATGCTAACATTCGAGATCCTAGAGGAATAGCAAAAATCTTAGGAACCTTGCTTTCTTTGGCTGGGATTATGAGCATGACATTATACAAAGGACCTGTTGTGAAAAGCTTTGGGCATCCTCTCATCTACATCCCCAGTGGGAATGGTATTGTCCACGAAAACTGGTTGAAAGGCTCGATTCTCACTGCTGCTAGCTGCATAACATGGTCAATATCGTACATCATGCAGGTTTTTCACCAAAACTCTTCCCAACTACTAAAGAAAACAGGAATTAGCAACAGACAAATTTTATATCTAAATAGCAAAATCTGTCGCTAATCCCATTTAGCGACgaattatccaaaaaaaaaaaatgttagctAAGAGCAATTTAGCGACGAAATTGTAGCTAATTCCAGTTTTTGTTTACCACATTAGCtatcatgaaattatgttgtCAACAAAATAAACTTTCGAACGCAAGACTTGCAGGAATTATGCAGATTCCTCAAGTAATCTATATAGGAACTAAGACTGTTTATAGGAGATATCTCCTCCTTATACGAGTTTAAACTGGAATTTACAGGCTTACACTTTGAAAAGATACCCAGCACAACTGTCACTGACTACATGGATGAGTTTTGTTGGTGCGGCACAATCGGCTTTCTACACAGTAATTGTACAACACAAACGAACAGCTTGGACCATGGGTTTCAACATTGATTTCTGGTCTACCATGTATGGGGTAAGAAGGCTCCAATAGTTTCTCTCTAAAAAAATTTAGCACTTGCACATTTTAATAAGAATCTTTGTAACTGGAATAGGGCATAGTGATCTCTGGTTTAGTAGTGTACATACAACTCTGGTGCACTGAGCAAAAGGGACCAGTGTTTGTAACTGTGTTCAACCCACTCGCAACCATACTAGTCGCTGTTCTAGCATATTTTGTCCTGGGTGAAAAGCTCTACGCAGGCAGGTAAGCAACGTTTTCATCTTATCCTTCAAACAGGAAGAAGGGGGGAAATACAAAGCATTTTCACCCCCTACTTTTGTTCTTTGGGAAAGAGGAGCAGATTTAACCTATTCCATTATCATCCACCTTTTAACATTTTCAGCATTATTGGAGCAATAATTGTCATTATTGGACTGTACTTGCTTTTGTGGGGGAAAGAAGATCAACAACCagaaatgaatgagaaagaTAAATGCCGCACAACTGATGAAGTGCATCAAGAAGACCCTAGGATGCAGAAATTCACATCGGATGCAGACAAATTTAATGCAGCACCTTAATAGTCTGTGCCCCTTTATGTGGTGAGAAACAGGATGACCTCCATACCTAATCTGAAGTAGTATGCTagaagtgaaaaataaaataatagacaAATCCTAGTCTACTTGTTGCAGTTTGTCTCTAGAACTGTAGGTTAATTTCACAATGTTTAGCTGCAGTGCACAGGTGTCTACAAGACCTAACTTCAAGGTAGAATAGATAATGTAGGACTGAAAAAAGCTAAGGAAGTACACACCAGAATAAGTTGCTATTTTTTAGCTGTTTAGCTGTTTCTCTCTTTCCTAGTTTGTTTAGAAGTCTGTTAGCCATTTTTTAGTTTAGTTCCTTATTTTCAGCAAGCAGTAAAGTACTCTACTGTTATTTAGTTAAGCTATGATCTATATAATCAGTTCCTTATGATCAATAAAATATCGATCTTTCAACTTACTTATATTTCTTTGCTGTCAAAATCTTAACACTACTCAAACAGAGATTTATCTGCCACTTGAATGTGTTAGAAATAGTGGGCATGGAATCATCTCAAGAACAAGGTGAGAAGAGACCTCCTGAAAGAAAGATGATTAAGGGCTATATGCTCACCTACAAGTATGAAAGACAtgactttctttctctttcctttatttTGCAAGTTCAATTACTTATGCAAGATGTGGCATATTCAAGTAGCAGCCCATTACGTTCATATTTCTGTCAAGTCCAAAGAGACTAGACAAACCACATATAATTCCAACTTGAATCAAGATGTTTGTTCATCCTGACCAGGAAATGGAGCTCTCCATGACAAAACAAAGTCCTAGAGGAGAACAACTAGTTCAAAGTGTCACCCAAATACCCTTAAAAATCCTGGGATTTATATTCTCTCAGCTGCGTCATGATATTGAGCCTTATAAGAgtccaaaaatttaaaagttcatAAATCAGTTGTACCACAGTTTGGATACACAAAAATTAGAACCCAAACAAAAATGCAGTAGCCAAAAGGGCATAAGTCAAGTAGCAGATGTGAATCAAATCCAATTCCACCTAGATAAATTATCTGCCATAACATGCACCTCCCTCAAATTAATTAtcgagaaaatgaagaaaaccaAAGGATGCAGAGATGACTAAGAGAAATAAGGTTAACAAGTTACCACTATTTACACGAATGAAGGACCAAATGCCATACATCATCTAGTAAGATTCTCAAGCAGCAGGAGGCCTGAGCTCATGATCTTGAGATGTGTCCCGCGAAGAAGGTGGTAGATAATGCCACATTGGCACATAACCATAACTAGGGAAAACAGGCATCTTATTTACTGCCGGCTGATATGCTGTTGGATGAGGTGGAATAAAACTTGCTGGAGCAGCCGTAGCTTTCAACTCTTGCTCCATCCTCTCTTTGTCTGCCTTCAGCGCGAGTTTCTCTTCACGAAGTTCATTCTTCTCTGCCtgtttataagaaaaaaaattgttgtgaGATTGTACACAAGGCATCAGCGATAGGAATCCAAGTAATCAAGAGTAGCACGTCAAAATTTCTTCTAATTCCCTTCAAGAGTTAGTACTCAAGTCTGCTAGTCACAGTAAATTTTACAAGCTACTTTAGCCTTTcaacaaaaatcatttcttaCCTTCAAGGTCTTGATCTCTTCCATAAGCTTTTGGTTCATCTCTTTGTATTGCTCAGATTCGGTCTTCAGTTGGTTCAAAACACGAATGGCATCACCAAGTATGGCCATTTTGTCTGTTTTTACAGGTCTCCCAGGTTCCAAAACAGAGCATAATTCTGAAAACCTGCATGAAGCCAACGAGATTCAAATAGATTGATCTAGATTCACCTAAATGTTATTTGAAGGACATTATACAACTGatagtaaagtgatttaaatttaaGTGACACTCCAAAAGTGATACATCTCCTTGTAATAGCGGTCTTCCTTCTTTAATTTTAATACTGTATACCCTACTCAAAGCATAATGGCCTCTTTTTGATGCCCTTAGCTATACTTAGAAGAACTTACACCAATGGCAGCTCCAAGTAAGACTACCTTTATGCTTTAAAATTGCAACGAGCTACCTCCATTCTTTATTTACAGTTTCAGTGTTACTGCATATGGTAGAGAATAATAGACAAAACCTTGAATGCTGAGAGAGAATGAGTTCATACGAGCATGATGATACCTTTCATTCAACTTTTCCCTTCTTAATCTCTCACGGCAAGCTTTGTTCCCTTGTTTGCTGCACGACTCATTACGGCCtctgttaaaaaaaaacacaacaaaaGAAGACTTTGAAAAAAGAATTACGAGTAGACATCACTTTAGTTTCCATCACCTGATAAACTATAAAGTAGTACTGAAATTTACACAGAAGTACCAAACCAAGAAAGCTGCTCTCTcccatttctatcatgaattctCTGTGTCATCCACTCTGTAGTGAAGAGATCTCAAGAATATGCATAATTCAGGATAATCGAGTTCATAAAAACCCAATGCTCACACAAAATTATGACCAAAACTATGCAAGTCTACAAGGGGGTAAAGTGCAAAGAAACTAGCTTTTTCTGCCAATTCAGAAATCAAGAAAGCAGCTGAATATCCATTTATCTAAATAGAAAGTAGCTGAACTTCCACAAATTGCAAATAtatttaaatactttttttctAGAAGGCGAAAATTTTCAACCATTTCCCAATTTCTGCTTGTCATCCTTGCGAAGAGCCTTGATAATCTCCTGGTATTGTTCCAAGTTTATCAGATGCCTCGAAGGGACACCAAAAAAGCAAATACATTTAAATTCTTTCTTtagaagataaagaaatgatGCAGGATAAACTGTCTATTCACAAAATAAGCTAATAGACCTAGGAAAGTGAACGGCAAGAATTTTGAAGAACACGGTCTCTCCCTTCCTCCCCTGTAACTGCTATGTCTATGAGCAAGATTTTAACAATTTTCTACAAAACAGAGGtaaatttatttcatttaaaatcaTTAATAGGCAATAAATTTGGAAACCCATTTGAATCTATCTGTTCAATCTCACTTATGGTGCGACAGAAACATCAAACGCAAAGCTAGAAATAATTGAAGGCTAGAGCAAGTTCATCCAGAATGAAGATGACAAATTTCTTTCAACTAACACTAAATTATCACGTATGATTTCTAAGACATCAACATATTAATTCACTTGGTATTAATTCCATTAATATGATCATGGTAAAGCTAGGCATTCTCATGAAATAATCAAGCATATGCATAGTTTTCCACCTTTTAAGGCAGACAGATATATTTAGAAGTTTCAAAATTTACAAATACCTCTTCCGGGGGCATTCTGTTTCTAGACACTCCTCCTGAAATGTAGCAGTGCTGAGAGGCGCATCGAGTTCTGTCAAAGTTCTGCAATCCAAGGATCAATTAGATACGGGCAAGCTTAAACTAAATTTATGGAACAAGGCCTATATCATCAGTTTGAACACGACAAATTGACATAAGGAAAAATCATCAaccattttcttcaattctgcTTGAGCTATAGCTACTAGAGAAAAAGAGCGTAGACAAAACCAAATGAGAAAAGCTTCAAGAAAAAAGATCATACGCCTATCCCAcctttattatttgtttcttctttctcaTGTAACAAATCGAGGTCCTTTCTTAGAAACTACTCAAATCAGAACTGGTCATATTTCAATATCTCTTACACAATTCCCCTATTGTGGTAAAACCTCTGCTACATTATGTAAAAGAGATCCAATGAGGTGAAGTGAAGACTGAACAATGATAAGACAATAAGAGGAAGAAAAGGATATTCATGAAGTCCAAGATTCAGCTCTTATCTAATAGGACAAAAGATTTAAGAAGCACAATGAGATGATTATGGGATGATTGAATGTGTTCTCTTGTAACAAGAACATGTGAACAATAAACTTGCATTTTGTTTCTACCATGATGCAGACGAACTTATGGTCTAATCAAAGCTTTTCCTTCAAACAGTGTCGGATGGAAAAAGCTTTTTAGTTCTTCACATCAAGATTAAAACAGGAAGCTTCCTGAATATGATTGAGCAACTTCATAggggaaccaaaaaaaaaaaaaaaaggaaaccatAACTTAATGAATTAATCCGGCATTCTTACCTATACGCTGGATCATTCTAGACAACCTTAATTCTAATATACAAAacaaatcatttttcacttctCTCTCCCTGTTTCCTTATCAAACATAGAGCATAGAAATCCATCAAATCATACTGAACAAACACTCAGGCTaatcaacccaaaaaaaaaaaacgaaaggaaTGCAACCCTAGAAGAATCGCAGAGAAAATTGGGCTCGTCGTTACACCTATATGAGCATTACATCAAGCATATGAAAAGATAAGAAATTAAACCCTTAACAAGCAAACAATCTGGCATCTCGAGACAACATGAATGGTAATAACATGCAAAAACTTGTAAATGTAAAATTATTGGAAACTAGACCATCAAGATTAATTAATAAGAATTGAGGAAAATCTCATTCTTTATATAGATTCTGCTTATTCCtatcagaaaaataaaaagatcacCAAGATTAAGCTTTATTAAGTTCTATAACCCAATTAACAGCATTACACGCTAGCATAAAAGCATATGAAAAGATCAGGACAGAATATAGAGCTATATAAaagtcaaaacaaaaaaaaaacaaaaaaccacCAAAATCAAGCTGTGTTAAGAGATAAATAGAATGGTTATTAGGGTATATAATAAAAACCTAtgaaaagattaattttttacAAGCTAAACTTGTAAAATCAAAACTACAAAAACAAACCCCACAAGGTTATATTACGTTGAACAAACATAGAACAAAAGCATCTAAAAAAAGATTACATTTTTACAGTCTAATTATAAGAACAAATCAAAATCTAAAAAAGGGTATGAATaaaaagattagaactttacaGTCTAATCATAAAAACAAAGCAAAATCTAAAAAAGGGTATGAATAAAAAGGTTAGAACTTTACAGTCTAATTATAAAAACAAAGCAAAATCTAAAAAAGGGCATGAATAAAAAACTTAGATTTTTACAGTCTAATTATAAAAACAAAGCAAAATCTAAAACTGGGTATGAATAAAAAGATTACATTTTTACAGTCTAATtataaaaacaaagaaaaatctaaaaaaGGGTATGCAAAAAAGCTTAGATTTTTACAGTCTAATCATAAAAACAAACCAAAATCTAAAAAAGGGTATGAATAAAAAGGTTAGAACTTTACAGTCTAATTATAAAAACAAAGCAAAATCTAAAAAAGGGCATGAATAAAAAACTTAGATTTTCACAGTCTAATTACAAAAACAAAGCAAAATCTAAAACTGGGTATGAATAAAAAGATTACATTTTTACAGTCTAATTATATGAACAAAGCAAAATCTAAAAAAGGGTATGAATaaaaagattagaactttacaGTCTAATCATAAAAACAAAGCAAAATCTAAAAAAGGGTATTAATaaaaagattagaactttacaGTCTAATtataaaaacaaagaaaaaatctaaaaaaggGTATGCAAAAAAGCTTAGATTTTTACAGTCTAATTATAAACACAaagcaaaatcaagaaaagggtATGAATAAAAAGATTAGATTTTTACAGACTAATTATAAACACAatgcaaaaatttaaaaaaaaaaaaaaaaaaaaagggggggtgtGCATAAAAAGATTAGATTTTTACAGTTGtaatcataaaaagaaagcaaaatcaagaaaagggtatatgaataaaaataaaaaatacctGTGGTTTTGGGTTTGATGGTTCCAAAAGAAATCAGAAGGTGCTTCATCTATAAAACTGTTGATATCAATTAAGTCCCAATTCATGTTGTCTCGAAATGAATCCAATTCATCCATTTCcaaaaatcaataacaacaaaaaggcaaatttaaaaataattgaatcaaactagaattaaaacCAATAAGTACTTGGATAAATTATTTAGCGATTAAATTTTTATGAAACTTTTTGGAAGAAAGGTTTTCAACGTTTGAGATGACCATATAAAGGAGAGGAAAAAAAGAGTCACAAGTTGTGATTTGGAGGCTTAAGGCCCAGCCAATAAATGTTGTACACGTGTGCCAATTATTGGTGGCGCCGCATTTTCTACTGTGATTTTGAATGTTGATATGATGGCCAGGTAATTTCatttaagagaaaaaaagattAAAGGGTTCTCGTACCTtttctgttttaatttatgtgaacctattatACGATGTGATTCtttgatcattttttttaattatttaaattataaattattatgacttGTAGTACTTTTTTAtgaagtttttaaatatataaattttatttttataaatttaataaagCTATATCAAAACTTAAGATCAAAGTTATAAAATTTGGGAAAAGAATACTAACACCCACTATGTTAAAACATCTATGATATCATATATTGATAGGATATCATACATGTTTATACTAACACCCAATAATTATCCTCCCGTATCCTCTTACTTCCATAGTCTAACTTCGTTcacctttttgtatttttatttattcctcttttaatttctgatgattttcatttacttttttctccttttctaattttatttttgtcaaattatttattttatttcctgttttttctttcataatctaattctCCAAACGTTTTGgctcctttatttttgttttttcttttgctttataTCATTAAAAATGATAACTAATATattatctttctttatttttaaatttttttctatatctcaaaaataaatttattctATCATATAATATATCAAATCAGTAGCAATTGAAGTATACTATTGCAGTATAATATGATACCcatatggtatatatcataaACTGACAGGGTATCATACAGGATTAACGATTCATTTCTTCAATAAAAACACTccgtcctctatgataccaacctgatatatatcatatactgacaacttatcatagaggattgattCATCCCTTCAAGAAAAACAGATGTCAAtcatctatgatacccacaaggtatatatcatatactgacagagTGTCATTGAAGAttgattcattccttcaaacAATACTACTCATtcatctatgatacccacatgatatatcatatattgacagggtatcatagaggactggcagttcattcttgcaagaaaaacactcagtCCTCTAAGATACGattttggtatatatcatatactgattAGAAAAacactcagtcctctatgatgccatcttggtatatatcatatattgataGGATATCATAGATGGCAGATTCATTACAATATTACTCAGTCCTCTGTGATGCCCACacggtatatatcatatattgataGGGTATCATATAGGACTAGTTCGTTTCTTCGAGAAAAACACCCCTCAATCCTTTATGATATccacatggtatatattatgtactatatactgacaaggtatcatagaggattgattcattctttcaagaaaaacacaactcaatcctctatgatacttacatagtatatatcatatactaataGGGTATCATGGATGACTGACCCACATGATATATTATATACTCGTAAGATATCATAGAGTACCAATTCATTCCTTAAAAAGAGAAAGAGCTTAGTCATCTATGATACCACATGGTATATACTAACAAGGTATCATAAAgattagttcattccttaaaagaaataaaaatgaaaaacatatgaatcataacttaaACAAACCTCTATGATGCCCAtgtggtatatatcatatactgataggATATCATAAAAGattggtttttcttcaaaaatcactCATCAGTTCTCTATAATACCCACGTGGTaaatatcatatactgatagggtatcatagagAACTGATTGttcatttcttttaaaaaacacTCAATCCTTTATGATATCAGTCTAGTATACGTCATCTAATTGCAAGGTATAATGGAGACAGATTCATTCCTTTAAAGAGTACTACCCAATCCTCTATAATGTTCGcttggtatatatcatatactgacataGTATCATAGAGAACAGATTCATTCCTTTAAAGAGTACTACCCAGTCCTCTATAATGTTCGCTTGGtaaatatcatatactgacataGTATCATAACTAActagttcattccttcaaaagaaAAGACTCCTCAGATCTCTATGATAcatacatggtatatatcatatactgatagaGTATCATAGAAAACTGATTCAtcccttcaagaaaaacacaactcaatcctctatgatcATCACATGGCATATATTATATACTAACAG
This portion of the Lycium ferocissimum isolate CSIRO_LF1 chromosome 1, AGI_CSIRO_Lferr_CH_V1, whole genome shotgun sequence genome encodes:
- the LOC132031208 gene encoding transcription factor bHLH104-like, producing MDELDSFRDNMNWDLIDINSFIDEAPSDFFWNHQTQNHRTLTELDAPLSTATFQEECLETECPRKRGRNESCSKQGNKACRERLRREKLNERFSELCSVLEPGRPVKTDKMAILGDAIRVLNQLKTESEQYKEMNQKLMEEIKTLKAEKNELREEKLALKADKERMEQELKATAAPASFIPPHPTAYQPAVNKMPVFPSYGYVPMWHYLPPSSRDTSQDHELRPPAA
- the LOC132061339 gene encoding uncharacterized protein LOC132061339, which produces MTMGTSIGTYKRFKPHILMVLAQFAYAFLYFITEACFKHGMNPHVYITYRNIVAGFTMLPFAYFLERKTRPKLTIALMLEIFVLSLMGVSLTLNMYYVCLNYTSPTLLASMVNTIAAITFILAVILRLEDANIRDPRGIAKIIGTLVSLAGIMSMTLYKGPVVKSFGHPLIYIPSGNGIVHENWLKGSILTAASCITWSISYIMQAYTLKRYPAQLSLTTWMSFVGAAQSAFYTVIVQHKRTAWTMGFNIDFWSTMYGGIVISGLVVYIQLWCTEQKGPVFVTVFNPLTTILVAVLAYFVLGEKLYAGSIIGAIIVIIGLYLLLWGKEDQQPEMNEKDECRTTDEVHQEDPRMQKFTSDADKFNAALMTMGTSIGTYKRFKPHILMVLAQFAYAFLYFITEASFKHGMNPHVNITYRNIVAGFTMLPFAYFLERKTRPKLTIALMLEIFVLSLMGVSLTLNMYYVCLNYTSPTLLASMVNTIAAITFILAVILRLEDANIRDPRGIAKILGTLLSLAGIMSMTLYKGPVVKSFGHPLIYIPSGNGIVHENWLKGSILTAASCITWSISYIMQAYTLKRYPAQLSLTTWMSFVGAAQSAFYTVIVQHKRTAWTMGFNIDFWSTMYGGIVISGLVVYIQLWCTEQKGPVFVTVFNPLATILVAVLAYFVLGEKLYAGSIIGAIIVIIGLYLLLWGKEDQQPEMNEKDKCRTTDEVHQEDPRMQKFTSDADKFNAAP